gcccggctagcgtaaaatgttggtggcaatatagatgccacctgcccggctagcgtaaaatgttggtggcaatatagctgcCACTTCTAGTGAAGCTCCAACCAATCACCCAATTGTAAGTTGTGATGATACGTACAATAAATATTGAGTTCCATACAAAACGCGTGACGAGCAGGGGATAATTGTTGGTAATATACGTGACATACTTCATGTAACACGAACTATACTTAAGGGCTTAATTTATAGATTAGGTAACACTGAATGGGGAGAGAGGGACCATGATGATACGATTTTTTAAATGCatttaatatagaaaaaaacgTTTCGAAGAGGAGGAAAAGGGTCAGGTCAGCTCAATTTTTGGCGATCCATCATTAGTGGAAAAtcctaaactaaaaaaaattaagttattacacctttgtttatttttataaaaaaaacagtttgaagcaTGACAATAATTTTGCCACTGTTTGCACTTTATGAAAGACTCTGCTCTTCGTGGAACAATCTGAAACACGGTGTTGCACAGAGCGTTACCTTACACTTAGTGCATTGTATTTTAGATCTCTTATTCCTAGTTTTCGTACTGCACAAGCGGCAGCGGCGGTATTCTGGTAGCTGCTCCAACTGATGACTTCCAACATCCGTAAGGCGTAGGTTGTCTGGAACTCGTTCTTTCTGGTAGTTTGATGACATTTTGGGTTTCTTTGTAGCATATTTCGGCTCGGCTTGTAGACTTCGTTTTCGGCATGTGTAATCACCTACGAGATCCCGTGCCAGCTTCAACCTGAACTGCAACTGCAACATAGGGTTTCGGATGCGACTATTAGAAGAGTACAACAAATGTGCATTTGTGATAGCCAAATTTATGCAGAAATAGAAAATTCGCATCCACCACTTCTTGCTTTTTCTTCCGACCTCATagctttttctcttttgatcgaAACGGTCAACACCTCCCATCCTATTTATGTACTCCACAATAGCTTTTGGACATGGAAGGGTTTTAGTGGTACCATCATGTTGCGTTCTTTCACATGTGGCTTTTTCGGTAAGTGGATGAAATGCTGTAGTCAATAGTGTAACCATTTTGACGTCTTGCCACATTATAAAAGCGACGTTTTTCTTCACACGCCACTTATATTGACCTCTCCTGAAATGCTTACGCATTTTCGATTGTGACTTGTGTTGTTTGATCAAAACTGGAAGATCTGATCTGTTACAGTTGACTGTAGCTGTTACGTGAATTCCGTGATCAAATAGATATTGTACTATTTCGTAGGAGGTAAAAAATCTGTCAAAACTGAAATGACCTTGAAAACCATTTTGGATTAGTTGCTTGGTCAACTGCTTTACTACTTGTGCCCCCAGACCGACAGTTGGTGCTTTATTGTCACGTTTACCGGAATAAATGTCGAATTGGAATACGTATCCTGTTTCGCTGTCGGCCCTGACCCAGACCTTATATCCTCTTTTCACCGGCTTGAGTGGCATATACTGTTTCATTGATGATCGGCCTTTGAATTGAATCATTGCTTCATCAATCGACTGCGATGATGTGCATTTTGCAGCATTCTGGCATGCAGAGTTCAATAAGTTAAGAAGTGGGCGAACCTTGAACAACTTGTCAAATTGATCGGAATTCCTCGAAGGCATCGCGCTGTTGTCATTCAGATGTAGGTTCTCCATAATTTTCTTAAATCGTTTGCACGGCATAATAGCAGCGATCTCTTCCGTCCAGAAGAAGGGGTCAGTGGACCAATACAGCTCAACAGCAGGCAGTGGCTTTAGTCCCATCAATATTGTAATTCCAAGAAAAGCTTTCATTAGATCTTGAGACACCGGCTCCCAACTTCGACTTTTCTGTTGAGCTGCGTACATGTTTGTTTGTGTAACCAACAGTTCTATTACACTGTCGTCgaaaaattttgcaaaataaacCGACGGTTTCGTGTTATGCGGAAAATTATCCGAGGcttgcaaacgaacattatcaAAATTGTTCGCGTTGGGTTGCTGAGGCCAATCAGTTTTTTTCCAGTCATTTTCTTCTTCGTCTGATTGGTCCATCTCAGAACAATCATCATCCGGTTGATCGTCGTTCGCTGTGTCTGTGTCTATGTTACATTTTTCGGATGCAGCTTCAGTAGTTAGCTTCCCTAATAAATAAGAACTAAATTAAATGGTTtacttcaaacatttttatagaaATAGCCTGATAACCCGAGaaacttaacacgttgagccccggctGAAATAGGGGACCaacaatgaacttttcgtcagATCCGTGTCGATCCCAGTGAATCAATAGTGAACTTTTCTACATATCATTTTGTAGCTTTGTTGTTGCCGTTCCAAATGCCGGCACTCTCCGAACGAAAAGTCTACTGTCGGTCCGGTGAGATCGACACAAAAAAGGCGAaaaattcagtgtcagtccccaAGGACTGAcgtggggcttaacgtgttaatattTTAATGCGGGCTGAATaatagattttttaaaaatacttACGGTTCTGGAGACCGGAAGAAGCCGGTTGTGGTTCATTTGTCGAGGCATTTTTTTCCATCCTGACGTCTTTAGCATGATCATTTTTTCTTAGCGAAAGCTTATCGAGGAAAACTGGAAGCGATTTGCGGCTTTTTAGTGCTTCTGAATCATCTTCCAGCTCGTCCTCAGACGTATCGAGATTATCGGACAGTCCAAAAGTCTCCTCTAATTCGTTCGGTTCTGTATGTGGCATAAAAAGTAGAGAATTATGAAACTATTTACATTTTCCAGCGCAGGAATTAACATTTCCAAACTTACGGTTACGGAGACCAGAGACGCACAATTCTTTTTCAGATGTATTCCGTTCAGTTTCACTGTCCTTATCATAGTCATCAGAATTGTCACTTGCCACAAGAATATCGATTATGGATACATCCGAATTGTTGCCGGCAAACGATTCCGCATCTGTTTCAAAACCATCCTCAGATACATCAGGAGAAAATCCACAAATCTCCTCCAACTCTTTTTCGAGGTCATCATCCGATTCATTGTCACTCGACATAGCTTCAGCTGAAATGTGTAACCTAAAGTTATATCGTAATGAAAAAATGGTTCAACACAGAGAACCGTTATTTTCCATTACGTGATCACAGCAGGTTACACATATTGAAATTGTATACTAAAACTTACCCATTTGATAGTTTGAAATGTATTCGAAATGTGTTTTGCTGGTATTTCGAAAATTGTGAATTGTTTCTACGAATTATCAGTTTTATGTTTACTCCGgtgaaatataaacaaaaacaaaaacactggAAAAAAACAACATGTTTACACGCTAAAATACACtaacaataattttcaatacgcaaacagtttgaaacattgaaaaagttggtggcaatatagatgccacctgcccggctagcgtaaaatgttggtggcaatatagatgccacctgcccggctagcgtaaaatgttggtggcaatatagctgcCACCTGCCCGTAAAAGGGCTAGTGTTagatgttggtggcaatatagttgccacctgcccggttagcgtaaaatgttggtggcaatatagatgccacctgcccgtctagcggaaaacacttgatggtgaaaattatctttttgtaattgaatttttgatgttagattcaacaaaaacaactaataaaactcatgatcagactcaACAGGTCCTAAACAATTCATATGCATTGAAAACTTAAGCAAAAAGACTGTATTTCAATGACTTTACGGGAAATTTGCTGTGGCTGCTATAAATCGAGAGTTGTTAACACAAAAATGGCTcaaaaatgaatagtttttgattttttcgtgctTAAAAAAATCAGGCATGTTGCTAGACATCAGAACAAGTTACTACATAAGGTTTgaagtgataatttattgttaaagaagagaaaaaaataaaatcgttggtggcaatatagatgccggcacccgttaaagggttaaatttataagttcaatttcgaagcataatcttagcttcaGTAT
The Toxorhynchites rutilus septentrionalis strain SRP chromosome 2, ASM2978413v1, whole genome shotgun sequence genome window above contains:
- the LOC129766455 gene encoding piggyBac transposable element-derived protein 4-like isoform X2; translation: MAEAMSSDNESDDDLEKELEEICGFSPDVSEDGFETDAESFAGNNSDVSIIDILVASDNSDDYDKDSETERNTSEKELCVSGLRNQPNELEETFGLSDNLDTSEDELEDDSEALKSRKSLPVFLDKLSLRKNDHAKDVRMEKNASTNEPQPASSGLQNRKLTTEAASEKCNIDTDTANDDQPDDDCSEMDQSDEEENDWKKTDWPQQPNANNFDNVRLQASDNFPHNTKPSVYFAKFFDDSVIELLVTQTNMYAAQQKSRSWEPVSQDLMKAFLGITILMGLKPLPAVELYWSTDPFFWTEEIAAIMPCKRFKKIMENLHLNDNSAMPSRNSDQFDKLFKVRPLLNLLNSACQNAAKCTSSQSIDEAMIQFKGRSSMKQYMPLKPVKRGYKVWVRADSETGYVFQFDIYSGKRDNKAPTVGLGAQVVKQLTKQLIQNGFQGHFSFDRFFTSYEIVQYLFDHGIHVTATVNCNRSDLPVLIKQHKSQSKMRKHFRRGQYKWRVKKNVAFIMWQDVKMVTLLTTAFHPLTEKATCERTQHDGTTKTLPCPKAIVEYINRMGGVDRFDQKRKSYEVGRKSKKWWMRIFYFCINLAITNAHLLYSSNSRIRNPMLQLQFRLKLARDLVGDYTCRKRSLQAEPKYATKKPKMSSNYQKERVPDNLRLTDVGSHQLEQLPEYRRCRLCSTKTRNKRSKIQCTKCKVTLCATPCFRLFHEEQSLS
- the LOC129766455 gene encoding piggyBac transposable element-derived protein 4-like isoform X1, which produces MLLSNWLHISAEAMSSDNESDDDLEKELEEICGFSPDVSEDGFETDAESFAGNNSDVSIIDILVASDNSDDYDKDSETERNTSEKELCVSGLRNQPNELEETFGLSDNLDTSEDELEDDSEALKSRKSLPVFLDKLSLRKNDHAKDVRMEKNASTNEPQPASSGLQNRKLTTEAASEKCNIDTDTANDDQPDDDCSEMDQSDEEENDWKKTDWPQQPNANNFDNVRLQASDNFPHNTKPSVYFAKFFDDSVIELLVTQTNMYAAQQKSRSWEPVSQDLMKAFLGITILMGLKPLPAVELYWSTDPFFWTEEIAAIMPCKRFKKIMENLHLNDNSAMPSRNSDQFDKLFKVRPLLNLLNSACQNAAKCTSSQSIDEAMIQFKGRSSMKQYMPLKPVKRGYKVWVRADSETGYVFQFDIYSGKRDNKAPTVGLGAQVVKQLTKQLIQNGFQGHFSFDRFFTSYEIVQYLFDHGIHVTATVNCNRSDLPVLIKQHKSQSKMRKHFRRGQYKWRVKKNVAFIMWQDVKMVTLLTTAFHPLTEKATCERTQHDGTTKTLPCPKAIVEYINRMGGVDRFDQKRKSYEVGRKSKKWWMRIFYFCINLAITNAHLLYSSNSRIRNPMLQLQFRLKLARDLVGDYTCRKRSLQAEPKYATKKPKMSSNYQKERVPDNLRLTDVGSHQLEQLPEYRRCRLCSTKTRNKRSKIQCTKCKVTLCATPCFRLFHEEQSLS